In one Streptomyces venezuelae genomic region, the following are encoded:
- a CDS encoding FadR/GntR family transcriptional regulator, with product MARDIQERIKKLIIDSRLPSGASLPTEPELMERLGVSRNSVREALKALQAMGIVEIRHGFGTYVGPMSVAPMIEGLAFRTVAGHYRGEDSLLQLLELREAVETGLIARLAGRVPEADLAELDALVARMEAEAASPEGEVRAETDRAFHATLYRGLGNLLLGEVLEAFWDAFHRVRTDLVDVPPDPKITCRQHREILEAVRSGDALRAEQAIREHFGNIRTRLGSPVPTDAPNRSYDR from the coding sequence ATGGCGCGAGACATCCAGGAGCGGATCAAGAAGCTGATCATCGATTCGAGGCTGCCCTCCGGGGCCTCGCTGCCGACCGAGCCCGAGCTGATGGAGCGCCTCGGGGTCAGCAGGAACTCCGTGCGGGAGGCCCTGAAGGCCCTCCAGGCCATGGGAATCGTGGAGATCCGGCACGGTTTCGGGACGTATGTCGGCCCGATGTCGGTCGCACCGATGATCGAGGGCCTGGCCTTCCGCACGGTCGCGGGCCACTACCGCGGCGAGGACAGCCTGCTCCAGCTCCTGGAGCTGAGGGAGGCCGTGGAGACCGGGCTCATCGCGCGCCTCGCGGGCCGCGTACCCGAGGCCGACCTGGCCGAACTGGACGCGCTCGTCGCACGGATGGAGGCCGAGGCGGCCTCCCCGGAGGGCGAGGTGCGGGCCGAGACCGACCGTGCGTTTCACGCCACGCTGTACCGCGGCCTCGGAAACCTGCTCCTGGGCGAGGTTCTGGAAGCGTTTTGGGACGCTTTCCACCGGGTCCGGACGGATCTCGTGGACGTACCACCGGACCCCAAGATCACCTGTCGTCAGCACCGCGAGATTCTGGAAGCGGTGCGCTCCGGCGACGCCCTCCGGGCTGAGCAGGCCATACGCGAACACTTCGGCAACATTCGAACCCGTTTGGGCTCACCTGTCCCAACAGACGCACCAAATCGCTCGTATG
- a CDS encoding peptidoglycan-binding protein: METAPAFEEFTPESDCDCPGCIQWRRTAPHALPPRLGGHPAAYGARRALVLAAAAGTVLGGQTLPAAASAEVGGHLADRGASPGAGLRVAPADEGPGTPQGGKSPLHGRTATAAPGPPGVAAVRATTRAAIINRAEKWVAAQVPYRMDAYWSDGYRQDCSGFVSMAWNLSGNEWTGSLGTYAVRIAKDQLQPGDILLFHNPADPNKGSHVTLFGGWTDSAHTQYLAYEQARPHARKQATPYAYWTNGNRYLAYRYKGVGGGTPGGSGSADSATTRYPGAGSFGPGANNGYVTQLGRALVARGGKRFYRSGPGPRWSDADRRATQAFQLAQGWRGKDADGLPGPTTWTYLMKGKGRDIPKAGAPGPGAAAGATAGAPAYPGRDIFRPGRSHPAIERLGRQLVRKGFGKHYARGPGRTWSESDRRNVEAFQRSQGWRGTAADGHPGPETWRRLFR; this comes from the coding sequence ATGGAGACCGCTCCGGCATTCGAGGAATTCACCCCCGAGAGCGACTGCGACTGTCCCGGCTGTATTCAATGGCGGCGCACGGCGCCGCACGCTCTCCCGCCCCGGCTCGGCGGCCACCCCGCGGCATACGGCGCGCGCCGCGCGCTCGTCCTCGCCGCGGCCGCGGGCACCGTGCTCGGCGGCCAGACGCTGCCCGCGGCGGCATCCGCCGAGGTGGGAGGCCACCTGGCGGACAGGGGCGCGAGCCCGGGCGCGGGCCTGAGGGTGGCTCCCGCCGACGAAGGACCCGGCACCCCGCAAGGCGGCAAGAGCCCGCTGCACGGCCGCACGGCCACCGCCGCACCGGGCCCGCCGGGCGTCGCCGCCGTCCGGGCGACCACCCGGGCGGCGATCATCAACCGGGCCGAGAAGTGGGTCGCGGCGCAGGTGCCGTACCGCATGGACGCGTACTGGTCCGACGGCTACCGGCAGGACTGCTCGGGCTTTGTCTCGATGGCCTGGAACCTGAGCGGAAACGAATGGACGGGCAGTCTCGGCACGTATGCCGTGCGCATTGCCAAGGACCAGCTGCAGCCCGGCGACATTCTTCTGTTCCACAATCCGGCGGACCCCAACAAGGGATCGCACGTCACCCTTTTCGGGGGCTGGACGGACTCCGCGCACACGCAATACCTCGCCTACGAACAGGCGCGTCCGCACGCCAGGAAACAGGCGACTCCCTATGCCTACTGGACCAACGGGAACCGCTATCTGGCCTACCGCTACAAGGGCGTGGGCGGCGGCACCCCGGGCGGCTCGGGCTCGGCGGACTCCGCCACGACCCGGTACCCGGGCGCGGGGTCCTTCGGTCCCGGGGCGAACAACGGATACGTGACGCAGCTCGGCAGGGCACTGGTCGCCCGCGGGGGCAAACGGTTCTACCGGTCGGGCCCGGGGCCCCGCTGGAGCGACGCCGACCGCAGGGCGACGCAGGCGTTCCAGCTGGCGCAGGGCTGGCGGGGCAAGGACGCGGACGGGCTGCCGGGGCCGACGACGTGGACGTACCTGATGAAGGGGAAGGGCCGGGACATCCCGAAGGCGGGCGCGCCGGGGCCCGGCGCCGCCGCGGGCGCCACCGCGGGCGCCCCGGCCTACCCGGGGCGTGACATCTTCCGGCCCGGCCGCTCGCACCCGGCGATCGAGCGGCTCGGCAGACAGCTGGTGAGGAAGGGCTTCGGCAAGCACTACGCACGGGGCCCGGGCCGAACCTGGAGCGAGAGCGACCGCCGCAACGTGGAGGCGTTCCAGCGCTCCCAGGGCTGGCGCGGCACGGCAGCCGACGGCCATCCGGGGCCGGAGACGTGGCGGCGGTTGTTCCGGTGA